The following are from one region of the Mixophyes fleayi isolate aMixFle1 chromosome 7, aMixFle1.hap1, whole genome shotgun sequence genome:
- the MSRB1 gene encoding methionine-R-sulfoxide reductase B1, producing the protein MSFCSFFGGEVYKDHFENGKYVCVKCGYDLFSSRTKFEHSSPWPAFTETIHEDSVSKYVERPNALKVHCGKCGNGLGHEFLNDGPKKNQSRFUIFSSSIKFVPKDKVDGGANRA; encoded by the exons ATGTCTTTCTGCTCGTTCTTTGGCGGAGAGGTTTATAAGGATCACTTCGAGAACG GAAAATATGTATGTGTCAAGTGTGGCTATGACCTTTTCTCTAGCCGCACCAAGTTCGAACATTCGTCCCCCTGGCCGGCCTTCACAGAGACCATCCACGAAGACAGCGTGTCCAAGTACGTGGAACGGCCCAATGCTCTCAAA GTTCACTGTGGAAAGTGTGGTAATGGGCTTGGCCACGAGTTCCTAAACGATGGGCCAAAGAAGAATCAATCCCGCTTCTGAATATTCAGCAGCTCGATCAAGTTCGTCCCCAAAG ACAAAGTCGATGGGGGAGCGAATCGAGCTTAA